From a single Balearica regulorum gibbericeps isolate bBalReg1 chromosome 11, bBalReg1.pri, whole genome shotgun sequence genomic region:
- the TIMM8A gene encoding mitochondrial import inner membrane translocase subunit Tim8 A gives MDAPSAAGLGGADPQLQRFIEVETQKQRFQQLVHQMTELCWEKCMDKPGPKLDSRAETCFVNCVERFIDTSQFILNRLEQTQKSKSAFSESLSD, from the exons ATGGACGCACCGTCCGCTGCCGGGCTGGGCGGCGCCGACCCCCAGCTCCAGCGCTTCATCGAGGTGGAGACGCAGAAGCAGCGCTTCCAGCAGCTGGTGCACCAGATGACCGAACTCTGCTGG GAGAAGTGCATGGACAAGCCAGGTCCGAAGCTGGACAGCCGGGCTGAGACGTGCTTCGTGAACTGCGTGGAGCGCTTCATCGACACCAGCCAGTTCATCCTCAACCGGCTGGAGCAGACGCAGAAGTCCAAGTCGGCCTTCTCAGAAAGCTTGTCTGACTGA